In Cyprinus carpio isolate SPL01 unplaced genomic scaffold, ASM1834038v1 S000006694, whole genome shotgun sequence, a genomic segment contains:
- the sfxn1 gene encoding LOW QUALITY PROTEIN: sideroflexin-1 (The sequence of the model RefSeq protein was modified relative to this genomic sequence to represent the inferred CDS: deleted 3 bases in 2 codons) — protein sequence MAAELSTSINIKEPRWDQGTFVGRAKHFFTVTDPRNILLSNEQLEKARQIILDYKKGVVTPGLTEDELWRAKYVFDSAFHPDTGEKMLLIGRMSAQVPMNMTITGCMMTFYRTTPAVLFWQWINQSFNAIVNYTNRSGEPPITVNQLGTAYVSATTGAVATALGLNALAKHVSPLIGRFVPFAAVAAANCINIPLMRQRELKHGIPVTDENDNRLGESSKAAQQAITQVVVSRILMASPGMAIPPFLMNSLEKKAFLKRFPWMSAPIQVGLVGFCLVFATPLCCALFPQKSSMAVSRLEPELQEKIRACRPGVETVYFNKGL from the exons ATGGCAGCTGAGCTCTCCACCTCCATAAATATTAAAGAGCCACGCTGGGATCAGGGAACATTTGTGGGGCGAGCAAAGCATTTCTTCACCGTCACAGACCCCAGAAACATCCTTCTGTCAAATGAACAATTAGAAAAAGCACGTCAGATAATTCTGGATTACAA AAAAGGGGTGGTAACACCAGGTCTCACAGAAGACGAGCTATGGAGGGCAAAGTATGTTTTTGACTCCGCATTCCATCCAGACACAGGCGAGAAAATGCTCCTGATTGGTCGCATGTCTGCTCAGGTCCCCATGAACATGACCATCACTGGATGCATGATGACGTTTTACAG aACAACTCCAGCAGTTCTGTTTTGGCAGTGGATCAATCAGTCTTTCAATGCAATAGTCAACTATACCAACAGGAGCGGAGAG CCCCCCATCACAGTAAA CCAGCTTGGTACAGCGTATGTATCAGCGACCACAGGAGCCGTGGCTACTGCTTTAGGACTAAATGCATTAGCAAAG CATGTGTCTCCATTAATAGGACGCTTTGTTCCTTTCGCTGCTGTAGCTGCTGCTAACTGTATTAATATTCCACTCATGAGACAACG tGAACTCAAACATGGCATCCCAGTAACAGATGAGAATGACAATCGGTTAGGAGAATCTTCAAAGGCAGCTCAACAGGCCATCACACAAGTAGTGGTTTCCAGAATCCTCATGGCCTCTCCAGGAATGG CCATCCCTCCCTTTTTAATGAACTCTTTGGAAAAGAAGGCCTTCCTGAAG AGGTTTCCGTGGATGAGTGCACCCATTCAGGTTGGCTTGGTTGGGTTCTG ccTTGTGTTCGCAACCCCATTGTGCTGTGCGCTATTCCCACAAAAGAG CTCTATGGCAGTGAGCCGT TTGGAACCAGAGCTGCAGGAGAAGATTCGAGCCTGTCGTCCTGGAGTAGAGACTGTCTACTTCAACAAAGGACTGTAA